One genomic window of Brevundimonas vesicularis includes the following:
- a CDS encoding flavin monoamine oxidase family protein, which produces MNARISASQPLPSQVDVVVIGAGAAGIAAARRLMRPGVSVLVLEARDRIGGRAWTVRAEGEGLDMGCGWLHSADDNVLARRVEAEGLTLDQTPPPWRTQAFDHEMTRADQAEFGEAFAAFDQRVTEAAALVRASVGEDRPASDFFDPDCRWNPRMDAISGALNGARFAEVSSLDYDAYGDTGVNWRVREGYGRLIARLGEAVSPITVTDCAVSRIDRSGPVLRLETNRGELTARIVILTVPNSLIASETIRIDPPVPALLEATAGIPLGLASKVHMTVRGAGDFQPDTQLWTRTDTAETGGYHLRPFGRPMIEAYFGADLAWGLEAQGPAALFDFAVSELVAALGSDMRRRLEAVAVSGWGVDPWSRGAYSHALPGHAADRAKLRSSVEDRIFLAGEATAPVYYGTAHGAWMEGERAADAALTTLGLDPRRPQDDSEA; this is translated from the coding sequence ATGAACGCCCGCATCTCCGCCTCCCAGCCGCTGCCGTCACAGGTCGATGTCGTGGTGATCGGCGCAGGCGCCGCCGGCATCGCCGCCGCGCGTCGTCTGATGCGACCCGGCGTGTCGGTTCTGGTGCTGGAGGCCCGCGACCGGATCGGCGGGCGCGCCTGGACGGTTCGGGCCGAGGGCGAAGGGTTGGACATGGGCTGCGGCTGGCTGCATTCCGCCGATGACAATGTGCTGGCGAGACGGGTCGAGGCCGAGGGGCTGACGCTGGACCAGACCCCGCCGCCCTGGCGCACCCAGGCCTTCGATCACGAGATGACCCGCGCGGATCAGGCCGAGTTCGGCGAGGCCTTCGCCGCCTTCGACCAGCGGGTGACCGAGGCGGCGGCCCTCGTCCGCGCGAGTGTGGGTGAGGATCGTCCGGCGTCGGACTTCTTCGATCCCGACTGTCGCTGGAACCCGCGCATGGACGCCATCTCGGGCGCCCTGAACGGCGCGCGGTTCGCCGAGGTGTCCAGCCTGGATTACGACGCCTATGGCGACACCGGCGTGAACTGGCGGGTGCGCGAGGGCTACGGCCGCCTGATCGCGCGGCTGGGCGAGGCTGTGTCGCCCATCACGGTCACGGACTGCGCCGTCAGCCGCATCGACCGTTCCGGACCTGTGCTGCGCCTGGAGACCAATCGCGGCGAGTTGACCGCGCGGATCGTCATCCTGACCGTGCCCAACAGCCTGATCGCCAGCGAGACGATCCGCATCGATCCCCCGGTTCCGGCCTTGCTCGAGGCGACGGCGGGCATCCCGCTGGGCCTGGCGTCCAAGGTGCATATGACCGTGCGCGGCGCCGGCGATTTCCAGCCCGACACCCAGTTGTGGACCCGCACCGATACGGCCGAGACCGGCGGCTATCACCTGCGGCCCTTCGGGCGGCCGATGATCGAGGCCTATTTCGGCGCCGACCTGGCCTGGGGGCTGGAGGCGCAGGGGCCGGCCGCCCTGTTCGACTTCGCCGTGTCCGAACTGGTCGCGGCCCTGGGATCGGACATGCGCCGCCGGCTGGAAGCGGTCGCGGTCAGCGGCTGGGGCGTCGACCCCTGGTCGCGCGGCGCCTATTCCCACGCCTTGCCGGGCCATGCGGCGGACCGCGCCAAGCTGCGCTCGTCGGTGGAGGACCGAATCTTCCTCGCCGGCGAGGCGACCGCGCCGGTCTATTACGGCACGGCCCACGGCGCCTGGATGGAGGGCGAGCGCGCCGCCGACGCCGCACTGACTACCCTGGGTCTTGACCCGCGTCGCCCCCAGGACGACAGCGAGGCATGA
- the nth gene encoding endonuclease III, whose amino-acid sequence MKPAKAKKPAAKPAKRPAVMTGAAIPVLRWPPDEDRVEAIFERLFGVMPEPKTELDFSNPFTLVVAVALSAQATDVSVNKATERLFKVADTPEKMLALGEEGLIPYIASIGLYRGKARNVIALSRIVLEQHGGEVPLNRADLQALPGVGRKTASVVLNELGIEAAIAVDTHVFRVSHRLGLANAGTPDKVEAQLFKVVPEDWLPKAHHWLILHGRYTCTARKPKCPSCIIADLCPSRANLMALGEGV is encoded by the coding sequence ATGAAGCCCGCCAAGGCCAAAAAGCCCGCCGCCAAGCCTGCCAAACGCCCGGCTGTGATGACCGGGGCGGCCATCCCCGTGCTGCGCTGGCCGCCTGACGAAGACCGCGTCGAGGCGATCTTCGAACGCCTGTTCGGCGTCATGCCGGAACCCAAGACCGAGCTGGATTTCTCCAATCCCTTCACCCTCGTCGTCGCCGTCGCCCTGTCGGCCCAGGCCACCGATGTCTCGGTCAACAAGGCGACCGAGCGCTTGTTCAAGGTCGCGGACACGCCGGAGAAGATGCTGGCCCTGGGTGAGGAAGGCCTGATCCCTTACATCGCCTCCATCGGCCTTTATCGCGGCAAGGCGCGGAACGTCATCGCTCTGAGCCGCATCGTGCTGGAGCAGCATGGCGGCGAGGTCCCACTCAACCGCGCCGATCTTCAGGCCCTGCCCGGCGTGGGTCGCAAGACGGCCTCGGTGGTGCTGAACGAACTGGGGATCGAGGCGGCCATCGCCGTCGACACCCACGTCTTTCGCGTCTCGCACCGGCTGGGGCTGGCCAATGCAGGCACGCCGGACAAGGTCGAAGCCCAGTTGTTCAAGGTCGTGCCGGAGGACTGGCTGCCCAAGGCGCACCACTGGCTGATCCTGCACGGCCGCTACACCTGCACGGCGCGCAAGCCGAAATGCCCGTCCTGCATCATCGCCGACCTGTGCCCGTCGCGGGCGAATCTGATGGCGCTGGGCGAGGGCGTCTAA
- a CDS encoding MarR family winged helix-turn-helix transcriptional regulator yields the protein MQVMLTARRWKLWMGEMFRNAGHTGAPIVVLYHLADEPKGLTLSELSVRMELSGASLTRLVQRLERDGFVSRHRMIGDGRSWLIIMEPAGRAEMQAFEVHAASMRQRVFDGVSQDDLAAALRVLNAVAEKLADGTDGAKRP from the coding sequence ATGCAGGTCATGCTGACCGCGCGGCGATGGAAACTCTGGATGGGCGAGATGTTTAGGAACGCAGGCCATACCGGCGCGCCGATCGTCGTCCTCTACCACCTGGCCGATGAGCCAAAGGGGCTGACGCTTTCCGAACTGTCGGTCAGGATGGAGCTGTCAGGCGCATCCTTGACGCGATTGGTGCAGAGGCTCGAACGCGACGGCTTTGTCAGTCGCCATCGCATGATCGGTGATGGGCGGTCGTGGCTCATCATCATGGAACCGGCCGGTCGCGCGGAGATGCAGGCGTTCGAAGTGCATGCCGCCTCCATGCGGCAGAGGGTGTTTGATGGTGTTTCGCAAGACGACTTGGCCGCCGCGCTCCGGGTTCTGAACGCCGTGGCGGAGAAGCTCGCTGACGGGACGGACGGCGCGAAGCGGCCTTAG